One genomic window of Cydia pomonella isolate Wapato2018A chromosome 6, ilCydPomo1, whole genome shotgun sequence includes the following:
- the LOC133519263 gene encoding kinesin-like protein KIF2A isoform X11: protein MTMSDDATDKPDMTRQSIHQSIPVPTKASSRATRNNQVRMSNAPGYTNGHGGDTTGRRGAENVPPPAQPPAPVPNSSRVTQQQASMSSNSRSGSVASVVPALPANLTSRKNNKEQFNASNTASGLTRGNTGAGAASSTVNVPHAVASGAVRRSNVVKEVERLKENREKRRQRQAELKEEKEALMNMDPGNPNWEFLAMIREYQQSIEFRPLTGNEPVEDHQITVCVRKRPLNKKELAKKEVDVISVPTRDQMIVHEPKNKVDLTKYLENQKFRFDYAFDDNCTNEIVYKYTAKPLVHTIFEGGMATCFAYGQTGSGKTHTMGGDFQGKTQDCKKGIYAMAARDVFAYLKSPKYKPLNLIVSASFFEIYSGKVFDLLADKAKLRVLEDGKQQVQIVGLTEKVVDNVDEVLRLIQHGNAARTSGQTSANSNSSRSHAVFQIVVRSPGMHRVHGKFSLIDLAGNERGADTSSANRQTRMEGAEINKSLLALKECIRALGMKGNHLPFRASKLTQVLRDSFIGDKSRTCMIAMVSPALNSCEHSLNTLRYADRVKELGTSDASRQRAESPAADVEMEPEHDDLAQLRSLNEGDMSAEMYTFHEAISELQRAEEEVLDNHKAVSDYMQHAQQRAAQLLQLTRAVDYDQDERSYLARKRLRPTSAGSSLGLGARTRRVKLAYATQWEELLNEQLAVLAQSRDLVAEFRAKMQQEEHISRRMQPPRH, encoded by the exons CATCATCGCGGGCGACGCGCAACAACCAGGTGCGCATGTCCAATGCGCCCGGCTACACGAACGGACACGGCGGCGACACGACGGGGCGGCGGGGGGCGGAGAACGTGCCGCCCCCCGCGCAGCCGCCTGCGCCGGTGCCTAATTCATCCAGAGTCACGCAACAG CAGGCATCAATGTCAAGCAACTCGCGCTCCGGCAGCGTCGCCTCTGTGGTGCCGGCTTTACCTGCCAACTTAACTTCCCGCAAGAATAACAAAGAG CAGTTCAACGCATCAAACACGGCGAGTGGCCTAACTCGTGGCAACACGGGTGCCGGTGCGGCGTCCAGCACCGTGAACGTGCCACACGCCGTCGCCAGCGGCGCCGTCCGACGGTCCAATGTTGTCAAGGAGGTCGAGCGGCTCAAGGAGAACCGCGAGAAGCGGCGTCAGCGGCAGGCTGAGCTTAAGGAGGAGAAG GAAGCCCTAATGAACATGGACCCCGGTAACCCCAACTGGGAGTTCCTGGCGATGATCCGCGAATACCAGCAGAGCATCGAGTTCAGGCCGCTCACCGGCAACGAGCCAGTCGAAGACCACCAGATCACCGTGTGCGTGCGAAAGCGGCCACTCAACAAGAAGGAGCTTGCGAAGAAAGAG GTGGACGTGATCAGTGTTCCCACGCGCGACCAAATGATCGTCCACGAGCCCAAGAACAAGGTGGACCTCACGAAGTACCTCGAGAACCAGAAGTTCCGCTTCGACTACGCGTTCGACGACAACTGCACCAACGAGATCGTCTACAA ATACACGGCAAAGCCGTTAGTACATACGATATTCGAGGGCGGTATGGCGACGTGTTTTGCCTACGGACAGACTGGCTCTGGAAAAACACACACCATGGGTGGAGATTTCCAG ggCAAGACACAGGACTGCAAAAAGGGTATCTACGCGATGGCGGCGCGCGACGTGTTCGCGTACCTCAAGTCGCCCAAGTACAAGCCCCTCAACCTCATCGTGTCCGCCTCCTTCTTCGAGATCTACTCTGGCAAG GTTTTCGACTTGCTAGCGGATAAGGCGAAATTGCGAGTACTGGAAGATGGCAAACAGCAAGTTCAGATCGTTGGACTCACAGAGAAGGTGGTGGACAACGTAGACGAAGTGCTCAGGCTTATCCAGCACGGGAACGCCGCCAGGACCTCTGGACAG ACGTCGGCGAACTCGAACTCGTCGCGGTCCCACGCGGTGTTCCAGATCGTGGTGCGGTCGCCGGGCATGCACCGCGTGCACGGCAAGTTCTCGCTCATCGACCTCGCCGGCAACGAGCGCGGCGCCGACACCTCCTCCGCCAACCGACAGACCA GAATGGAAGGCGCCGAGATTAACAAATCCCTACTCGCTCTCAAAGAGTGCATTAGGGCACTAGGCATGAAAGGCAACCACTTACCGTTCCGAGCGTCGAAGCTGACGCAAGTGCTGCGAGACAGCTTCATCGGCGACAAGTCGCGCACCTGCATGATCGCCATGGTGTCGCCCGCGCTCAACTCTTGCGAACACTCCTTGAATACGCTACGATATGCTGACAg AGTGAAGGAGCTGGGCACGTCGGACGCGTCGCGGCAGCGCGCGGAGTCGCCGGCCGCCGACGTGGAGATGGAGCCCGAGCACGACGACCTCGCGCAGCTGCGCTCGCTCAAC GAGGGCGACATGTCCGCCGAGATGTACACGTTCCACGAGGCCATCTCCGAGCTGCAGCGCGCCGAGGAGGAGGTGCTGGACAACCACAAGGCCGTCTCCGACTACATGCAGCACGCGCAGCAGCGCGCCGCGCAGCTGCTGCAGCTCACCAGGGCCGTCGACTACGACCAAGATG AGCGCTCGTACTTGGCCCGCAAGCGGCTGCGGCCCACCAGTGCGGGCTCGAGTCTCGGCCTTGGCGCGCGAACCCGACGGGTGAAGCTAG CGTACGCAACGCAATGGGAGGAGCTGCTGAACGAGCAGCTGGCCGTGCTGGCGCAGTCGCGCGACCTGGTGGCCGAGTTCCGCGCCAAGATGCAGCAGGAGGAGCACATCAGCCGCCGCATGCAGCCGCCGCGCCACTAG
- the LOC133519263 gene encoding kinesin-like protein KIF2A isoform X7, with protein sequence MTMSDDATDKPEASGSSSDDGGFLAGAEGEGTGDSGHTLPVRNSRTDMTRQSIHQSIPVPTKASSRATRNNQVRMSNAPGYTNGHGGDTTGRRGAENVPPPAQPPAPVPNSSRVTQQQASMSSNSRSGSVASVVPALPANLTSRKNNKEQFNASNTASGLTRGNTGAGAASSTVNVPHAVASGAVRRSNVVKEVERLKENREKRRQRQAELKEEKEALMNMDPGNPNWEFLAMIREYQQSIEFRPLTGNEPVEDHQITVCVRKRPLNKKELAKKEVDVISVPTRDQMIVHEPKNKVDLTKYLENQKFRFDYAFDDNCTNEIVYKYTAKPLVHTIFEGGMATCFAYGQTGSGKTHTMGGDFQGKTQDCKKGIYAMAARDVFAYLKSPKYKPLNLIVSASFFEIYSGKVFDLLADKAKLRVLEDGKQQVQIVGLTEKVVDNVDEVLRLIQHGNAARTSGQTSANSNSSRSHAVFQIVVRSPGMHRVHGKFSLIDLAGNERGADTSSANRQTRMEGAEINKSLLALKECIRALGMKGNHLPFRASKLTQVLRDSFIGDKSRTCMIAMVSPALNSCEHSLNTLRYADRVKELGTSDASRQRAESPAADVEMEPEHDDLAQLRSLNEGDMSAEMYTFHEAISELQRAEEEVLDNHKAVSDYMQHAQQRAAQLLQLTRAVDYDQDERSYLARKRLRPTSAGSSLGLGARTRRVKLAYATQWEELLNEQLAVLAQSRDLVAEFRAKMQQEEHISRRMQPPRH encoded by the exons CATCATCGCGGGCGACGCGCAACAACCAGGTGCGCATGTCCAATGCGCCCGGCTACACGAACGGACACGGCGGCGACACGACGGGGCGGCGGGGGGCGGAGAACGTGCCGCCCCCCGCGCAGCCGCCTGCGCCGGTGCCTAATTCATCCAGAGTCACGCAACAG CAGGCATCAATGTCAAGCAACTCGCGCTCCGGCAGCGTCGCCTCTGTGGTGCCGGCTTTACCTGCCAACTTAACTTCCCGCAAGAATAACAAAGAG CAGTTCAACGCATCAAACACGGCGAGTGGCCTAACTCGTGGCAACACGGGTGCCGGTGCGGCGTCCAGCACCGTGAACGTGCCACACGCCGTCGCCAGCGGCGCCGTCCGACGGTCCAATGTTGTCAAGGAGGTCGAGCGGCTCAAGGAGAACCGCGAGAAGCGGCGTCAGCGGCAGGCTGAGCTTAAGGAGGAGAAG GAAGCCCTAATGAACATGGACCCCGGTAACCCCAACTGGGAGTTCCTGGCGATGATCCGCGAATACCAGCAGAGCATCGAGTTCAGGCCGCTCACCGGCAACGAGCCAGTCGAAGACCACCAGATCACCGTGTGCGTGCGAAAGCGGCCACTCAACAAGAAGGAGCTTGCGAAGAAAGAG GTGGACGTGATCAGTGTTCCCACGCGCGACCAAATGATCGTCCACGAGCCCAAGAACAAGGTGGACCTCACGAAGTACCTCGAGAACCAGAAGTTCCGCTTCGACTACGCGTTCGACGACAACTGCACCAACGAGATCGTCTACAA ATACACGGCAAAGCCGTTAGTACATACGATATTCGAGGGCGGTATGGCGACGTGTTTTGCCTACGGACAGACTGGCTCTGGAAAAACACACACCATGGGTGGAGATTTCCAG ggCAAGACACAGGACTGCAAAAAGGGTATCTACGCGATGGCGGCGCGCGACGTGTTCGCGTACCTCAAGTCGCCCAAGTACAAGCCCCTCAACCTCATCGTGTCCGCCTCCTTCTTCGAGATCTACTCTGGCAAG GTTTTCGACTTGCTAGCGGATAAGGCGAAATTGCGAGTACTGGAAGATGGCAAACAGCAAGTTCAGATCGTTGGACTCACAGAGAAGGTGGTGGACAACGTAGACGAAGTGCTCAGGCTTATCCAGCACGGGAACGCCGCCAGGACCTCTGGACAG ACGTCGGCGAACTCGAACTCGTCGCGGTCCCACGCGGTGTTCCAGATCGTGGTGCGGTCGCCGGGCATGCACCGCGTGCACGGCAAGTTCTCGCTCATCGACCTCGCCGGCAACGAGCGCGGCGCCGACACCTCCTCCGCCAACCGACAGACCA GAATGGAAGGCGCCGAGATTAACAAATCCCTACTCGCTCTCAAAGAGTGCATTAGGGCACTAGGCATGAAAGGCAACCACTTACCGTTCCGAGCGTCGAAGCTGACGCAAGTGCTGCGAGACAGCTTCATCGGCGACAAGTCGCGCACCTGCATGATCGCCATGGTGTCGCCCGCGCTCAACTCTTGCGAACACTCCTTGAATACGCTACGATATGCTGACAg AGTGAAGGAGCTGGGCACGTCGGACGCGTCGCGGCAGCGCGCGGAGTCGCCGGCCGCCGACGTGGAGATGGAGCCCGAGCACGACGACCTCGCGCAGCTGCGCTCGCTCAAC GAGGGCGACATGTCCGCCGAGATGTACACGTTCCACGAGGCCATCTCCGAGCTGCAGCGCGCCGAGGAGGAGGTGCTGGACAACCACAAGGCCGTCTCCGACTACATGCAGCACGCGCAGCAGCGCGCCGCGCAGCTGCTGCAGCTCACCAGGGCCGTCGACTACGACCAAGATG AGCGCTCGTACTTGGCCCGCAAGCGGCTGCGGCCCACCAGTGCGGGCTCGAGTCTCGGCCTTGGCGCGCGAACCCGACGGGTGAAGCTAG CGTACGCAACGCAATGGGAGGAGCTGCTGAACGAGCAGCTGGCCGTGCTGGCGCAGTCGCGCGACCTGGTGGCCGAGTTCCGCGCCAAGATGCAGCAGGAGGAGCACATCAGCCGCCGCATGCAGCCGCCGCGCCACTAG